The sequence TGTTGGAAAGATCATGTCAAAAGTACTCAATGGATTTTGACTAAATTTAACCAAAGATTGACCTTACGCCTTGGAAGATTCCAATACATTTAGGAGGTGATCCTGATGAAtgaactgattctggatcaaaaATTCTTAATTCTCATCATtgaccaaatttaaaaaattcatatctcggttcataatttgccaatctttattaaatttgactcccttatgttgggttggttcctccaTTACCCAaccaagtttcatccagatcgaaTACAGATTGCATATTTCAtcgcaatttttaaaaaaaatggggttgcccatacatttggacctactgtattgttattaatggggatagacatttctttaaagtgtaaatgatcatggtacgatgatcaggatcactgatccagatatctggcaaagaggatatacGACGcctggtggaggtttgcgctcttgtTAATCgtcattttgattgaaaataggAATCTCCTTCACTACTAGTAAAGGACATAGAGTTTTAATGTGATCCATCATgatttaataattattgtttttatctacaatgTTTTTTTGACCAAAAATGAGCTAAATAAAGACAAACACGCATGATGACAAAGAGTATGATGGAATTAGTTAACATTTTCATGCAGTAATACATTTTAGACTAGCTCTATTAAAGACTACATTTATTCAGAATGCATTGTATTTTCTGGAGGTGGGAGTAAAATAATGTGAGTGGGTGGAATGAGATGCTAagcatgctaaagctaatgtggTTTCATGAACAGCAAGTTGTGTTTCAACATATGAAAGGACTAAGGGAGCTACAAGCTAGTGTCCTGTAGCCCATCCTAATATACTTTAATGTATAATAGCACATTTAAAAGTTACAACAGTACGGTTTGCACCATTAACAGCATTTAAAGGATGACTGcagtaaaagaaaatacatatttacagatCAATACTGGAAGTTTCTTAAGCCAGCACATTGAATAGAACCCATTGTGATCTACTGGTGTGTCCATTTCTTACTTGACTTTGGTGAAGACGATGTCCACATCAGTGAGGGTGATGTTCTTTCCATCGATCACGTGGCAGTCCTTACACAGCTTGGACCAATTCTTGCCATGCATCTCTTTGCCAGTGGCCCGAGTGTCACCATGGATGGCAAAGCGTCGAAAAGACTCCTCCAAAGCAGTTAACTCCACCGGTGTGGAGGACCCCACTCCCCCATCGCTGGTCCCATTGGACTCAGTGGAAAGCCTTTTGGATGCCCGGTCCTTGGATTGTTCACTATGGGGTCGTAAGGGGGCGGTGCTCATGTTTGGGTGTTTGGCCATCTGGACTTTGAAGTCATTTATGTTGTCTCTGAAGtgcaaaataacagagaaaattgATGATCATCAGAGTTATATAAAGATCAATATGACTTCCTAATACTCAGCAATCTTTCCCCTTAATTAATACTGTATACTGTGTGTTCTGACACTTTCCTATCAGAAGCAGCATTAAGTTCCTCAGCAACATGAGCTGCAGATGCGTGTCTATCAGATCACATCAGTCATCATATGCATCAATGTGTAATGATGTCACCAGTTTGTCATCCTGGCACTgtttttgatttacatttttcctGCCATGACAAAGATCCTCATCATTTTTGATGACCAAGCTCACCACCTGCAGGGCCCAAGAAAGCACTTTGaatcttaattaaatatttttagaacaaacatttgtctttaatttgtaaatgatctgtttattaatatttgaattattttctattgtattactttaacatttaaagaGATGTTGTGTGATTACAGTGGATTCTAGTGCGATTATTATTCATTTGACCTGTTTATCGAATAAAGGCATGTTTTCTATGCCGTATCATAATCCTCTTTTAAATGTCCAATTCCAAATTGTTGAGTAATATATGTTAATATAAAAAAGGATCAGATCTTTTTTAGTATTAAAATAAGCTCATCTCCTGTATTTAATCTTCTCACCATCTTAAAACCAGAAATGAAGTTGAGTCTCTACAgagaaaaatgactttgaaCGAACACACTGTTCCTCttgatttttgacttttttttgaaGAACCTCTATTTTCAGAATCAAGAGGTCTGTGTCTGTGCTCCTGCTGCCTCTGAAGAATCTGGCGCCAGCCTGAACATTACAAATAAATCTGTGCTACACATTTGAAGACATTTGAAAGGATAGATCCAGTAATGAACTCACTTCTGGTCTGCCATGCTTGTGCAGGAGTTCAGCTCCCTTTTTGCAGTGCTTGAATTTGCTGAcgtatgttttctttctttgctgTAAAAGAAGCAAGAATGAAAGTCACTGGAGGAAAAGTGTGTAAATATATACGTGAATGCGTAATAAAGAAa is a genomic window of Gouania willdenowi chromosome 16, fGouWil2.1, whole genome shotgun sequence containing:
- the tppp gene encoding tubulin polymerization-promoting protein isoform X2 — protein: MADQKDNINDFKVQMAKHPNMSTAPLRPHSEQSKDRASKRLSTESNGTSDGGVGSSTPVELTALEESFRRFAIHGDTRATGKEMHGKNWSKLCKDCHVIDGKNITLTDVDIVFTKVKKKSCRTITYDEFKVALGELARKKYKEKSGEDAETEVFKLIEGKAPVIAGVTRAVASPTVSRLTDTTKFTGSHKERFDDTGRGKGKAGRVDLVDTSGYVSGYKHRGSYEKKVNK
- the tppp gene encoding tubulin polymerization-promoting protein isoform X1, which codes for MGAAESKERKHTSANSSTAKRELNSCTSMADQKDNINDFKVQMAKHPNMSTAPLRPHSEQSKDRASKRLSTESNGTSDGGVGSSTPVELTALEESFRRFAIHGDTRATGKEMHGKNWSKLCKDCHVIDGKNITLTDVDIVFTKVKKKSCRTITYDEFKVALGELARKKYKEKSGEDAETEVFKLIEGKAPVIAGVTRAVASPTVSRLTDTTKFTGSHKERFDDTGRGKGKAGRVDLVDTSGYVSGYKHRGSYEKKVNK